In Caproiciproducens sp. NJN-50, the following are encoded in one genomic region:
- the spoIIIAC gene encoding stage III sporulation protein AC: MNVDLIFKIAAIGIIVAVLDQLLERSGRQEQAMMTTLAGLIVVLMMIIQQISTLFKTIKSIFGL; the protein is encoded by the coding sequence ATGAATGTGGATTTAATTTTCAAAATAGCGGCAATCGGAATCATCGTCGCGGTTTTGGATCAGCTGTTGGAACGATCCGGACGCCAGGAGCAGGCGATGATGACGACCCTTGCGGGGCTGATCGTCGTTCTGATGATGATTATTCAGCAAATCAGCACTCTGTTCAAAACGATTAAATCCATATTTGGCCTGTAA
- a CDS encoding SpoIIIAC/SpoIIIAD family protein, whose product MNIVGIAGIAVCAAVIATMLRRYHQEYAVLLSIAAGIVILLEIFANVTPAMKQLRTLFSASGLPVDYLLILLKTLGISFLAQFAADSCRDAGENALASKMELAGKISIVVLSLPLFEKIAETAVNLIGG is encoded by the coding sequence ATGAATATCGTTGGAATTGCGGGAATCGCTGTTTGCGCGGCGGTGATCGCCACCATGCTGCGCCGGTACCACCAGGAATATGCCGTTTTGCTGAGCATCGCGGCCGGAATCGTCATTTTGCTGGAGATTTTTGCGAATGTCACTCCGGCTATGAAACAGCTCCGGACACTGTTTTCCGCCTCCGGTCTGCCGGTGGATTATCTGCTGATTTTATTAAAGACGCTCGGGATCAGTTTTCTGGCTCAGTTTGCGGCCGATTCCTGCCGTGACGCGGGGGAAAACGCGCTGGCTTCCAAAATGGAACTTGCCGGAAAAATATCAATCGTGGTTCTGTCGCTGCCTCTGTTTGAAAAAATTGCGGAGACGGCCGTGAACCTGATCGGTGGGTGA
- a CDS encoding stage III sporulation protein AE, producing MKKAVCLIFALASVILFSCSVSAATSGSSLSQDAAERLYQDQLRQSGADDLPDSLSPETKKILTELGVNGTDWNSITSISPQNYFQKILQVFSGQARSPFKVLCGVIAVVLLCALLNGMKLSFGDKPMGGVIGMVGTLCVCTIVVAPIVSCIGDAADVLNAASGFLLACIPVLTGIMIAAGQPVSAGSYHILMLAAGNAVSVLSSNFFIPMLNIFLALSIVSAVSPGINLSGLCAALNKMVKWIMGLCMTLFTSLVTMHSIVASSLDNTGSKAAKFVVSSFVPVVGNALGEALQTVTGCVKLLKSGVSAFGLLAGIFIFLPVVAECFLWILTLNLCAGIGQIFDLSGITSLLKASSDVVSTMLAILLCSMMILIISTVVMLIVGGVK from the coding sequence ATGAAAAAAGCGGTTTGTCTGATTTTTGCGCTAGCTTCCGTCATACTGTTTTCCTGTTCCGTGTCTGCGGCGACAAGCGGATCATCGTTGTCCCAGGATGCGGCGGAGCGGCTTTATCAGGATCAGCTCAGACAGAGCGGAGCGGACGATCTTCCGGACAGCTTATCGCCGGAGACGAAGAAAATTCTCACTGAACTCGGAGTGAATGGAACCGACTGGAACTCCATCACTTCAATCTCACCGCAAAATTATTTTCAAAAGATTCTGCAAGTTTTTTCAGGACAGGCCAGGAGTCCTTTCAAGGTCCTGTGCGGCGTCATCGCCGTGGTCCTCCTCTGCGCGCTGTTAAACGGGATGAAGCTGTCGTTTGGGGATAAGCCGATGGGCGGCGTCATCGGGATGGTGGGCACGCTCTGCGTCTGCACCATTGTCGTCGCGCCGATTGTTTCCTGCATCGGCGACGCGGCGGATGTTCTGAATGCCGCCTCCGGTTTCCTGCTTGCGTGCATTCCGGTTCTGACGGGAATTATGATCGCAGCGGGGCAGCCGGTCTCCGCCGGTTCCTACCACATTCTGATGCTTGCCGCGGGAAATGCGGTTTCGGTCCTCTCCTCGAATTTTTTCATCCCGATGCTGAACATTTTTCTGGCGCTGTCGATTGTGTCGGCTGTCTCTCCTGGAATTAACCTGAGCGGGCTGTGCGCCGCGCTCAACAAGATGGTCAAGTGGATCATGGGACTTTGCATGACGCTTTTCACCAGCCTGGTCACCATGCATTCCATTGTGGCTTCCTCGCTGGACAATACCGGCTCGAAAGCGGCGAAGTTCGTTGTCAGCAGTTTTGTTCCCGTGGTCGGCAACGCGTTGGGGGAAGCGCTTCAGACGGTAACCGGCTGCGTCAAACTGCTGAAATCCGGCGTCAGCGCGTTTGGACTTCTCGCTGGCATTTTTATTTTCCTGCCGGTTGTCGCGGAGTGCTTCCTGTGGATTCTGACGCTGAACCTGTGCGCGGGGATCGGACAGATCTTCGATCTGAGCGGCATTACCTCCCTTTTGAAGGCTTCCTCCGACGTGGTATCGACCATGCTGGCGATCCTGCTGTGCAGCATGATGATCCTGATCATTTCAACGGTCGTGATGCTGATCGTCGGAGGCGTTAAATGA
- a CDS encoding stage III sporulation protein AF: protein MSGVREWATVICLAALSAAMLQSLVPDGSMERMAKFVIGAFIICALISPLSKAVPQIRSGLGTSNRPAEENKKLNSTVDRQFKDAAKESITGLVQAELKRMGINCKNVQVIMDTDENGSISINKVIVTIEGKTGSGRAGVSSALEKTLGIQTEVVFDEG from the coding sequence ATGAGCGGGGTAAGGGAATGGGCCACGGTGATCTGCCTTGCGGCCCTGTCGGCTGCCATGCTGCAAAGCCTCGTGCCGGACGGCTCGATGGAACGAATGGCAAAATTTGTAATCGGGGCTTTTATTATATGCGCCCTGATCTCTCCGCTTTCCAAAGCCGTCCCGCAGATCAGGTCGGGGCTGGGGACGAGCAACCGACCCGCGGAGGAAAATAAAAAGCTGAATTCCACAGTGGACCGGCAGTTCAAAGACGCGGCGAAAGAAAGCATTACGGGGCTTGTTCAGGCGGAATTGAAACGAATGGGGATAAACTGTAAAAATGTTCAGGTGATAATGGATACGGACGAAAATGGCAGCATATCAATTAATAAAGTGATTGTAACCATCGAAGGAAAAACAGGATCCGGACGTGCCGGCGTGTCATCCGCGCTGGAAAAGACGCTGGGAATTCAGACGGAGGTCGTTTTCGATGAAGGCTGA
- a CDS encoding stage III sporulation protein AG has translation MKADERDEKIRKGGLLNLLAGNENCRKIILGAGLIGIALIFLSSFLTNSGKTEQKTDPSGTASTAQDYETHLEKELTDLIMKIQGVGNASVMVTLEQTKQSVYAKEEKNSGQTTKDQSDGSTRNETDQSNETNYILVKGADGSEQALAVTEIQPVVKGVVVVCDGGGNAAVQQSVIDAVTTALDISSVRVCVIKAK, from the coding sequence ATGAAGGCTGATGAAAGGGACGAAAAAATTCGAAAGGGCGGCCTGCTGAACCTTTTGGCCGGAAATGAGAATTGCCGTAAAATCATTCTGGGCGCCGGGCTGATCGGAATTGCTCTGATTTTTCTTTCCAGCTTTCTGACAAACAGCGGAAAGACCGAACAGAAAACGGATCCCTCCGGAACGGCTTCCACAGCGCAGGACTACGAAACGCATCTGGAAAAGGAACTGACGGATCTGATCATGAAAATACAGGGAGTCGGCAATGCCAGCGTCATGGTGACTTTGGAACAGACAAAACAATCGGTTTATGCGAAGGAAGAGAAGAACAGCGGCCAGACGACGAAAGATCAGTCCGACGGCTCGACAAGAAATGAGACGGATCAAAGCAATGAAACCAATTATATCCTGGTGAAAGGCGCCGACGGCTCCGAACAGGCGCTCGCAGTCACTGAGATCCAGCCGGTTGTCAAGGGCGTCGTGGTGGTTTGCGACGGCGGGGGCAATGCGGCGGTTCAACAGAGTGTCATCGACGCCGTCACGACGGCTCTCGATATTTCTTCCGTGCGGGTGTGCGTGATAAAAGCAAAATAA
- a CDS encoding SpoIIIAH-like family protein: MAMGKRQLVLAALVVALGAAVYLNWALSGNTQLPATDAVTSGRELGETLLVNASGSESGASSGENSSAVNTGASVAGDDYFTSARLSREKARDESVEMLQKVVSGVSETDAAKQTAVSQANTIAQDIVKETEIENLVKAKGFADCVAFLQNGECNVVVKTKSNTQNDAIVIRDIVSDQTGITYDKIKIVECE, from the coding sequence ATGGCAATGGGCAAACGGCAGCTTGTTCTCGCGGCTTTGGTTGTTGCGCTGGGGGCGGCCGTCTATCTGAATTGGGCGCTGTCGGGCAACACGCAGCTTCCCGCGACGGACGCCGTCACATCCGGACGGGAACTCGGAGAAACTCTGCTGGTCAACGCGTCCGGAAGTGAAAGCGGCGCAAGCTCAGGCGAAAATTCATCGGCCGTCAACACCGGAGCGAGCGTCGCGGGAGACGACTATTTTACTTCCGCAAGGCTGTCAAGAGAGAAGGCAAGGGACGAATCCGTTGAAATGCTGCAAAAAGTCGTCAGCGGCGTGAGCGAAACGGACGCGGCGAAACAGACGGCGGTTTCTCAGGCAAACACGATCGCGCAGGACATCGTAAAAGAGACGGAGATTGAAAATCTGGTCAAGGCGAAAGGATTTGCCGACTGCGTCGCATTTCTGCAGAACGGCGAGTGCAACGTCGTGGTAAAAACCAAGTCCAATACCCAGAACGACGCGATTGTCATACGGGATATCGTGTCGGATCAAACGGGGATCACCTATGATAAAATCAAGATTGTTGAGTGCGAATAG
- the nusB gene encoding transcription antitermination factor NusB yields MKRREAREQAFALVFAKSINHENIKDIVTAANEAGEVPIDDFAEAAASGVEANETALDGKIESFIRGWSVSRLSKVSLSILRLAAYEILFEKDIPASVSINEAVELAKKYGTAEDAPFVNGVLGSLVRKQEEQNV; encoded by the coding sequence ATGAAAAGACGCGAAGCGCGCGAACAGGCTTTTGCTCTTGTTTTTGCAAAGAGCATCAACCATGAGAACATAAAGGACATCGTAACCGCGGCAAATGAAGCCGGTGAAGTCCCGATCGACGATTTTGCGGAGGCGGCCGCGTCCGGTGTGGAGGCAAACGAAACGGCTCTGGATGGGAAGATTGAAAGTTTTATCCGCGGGTGGTCCGTAAGCCGGCTTTCGAAAGTTTCGCTTTCCATCCTGCGTTTGGCGGCGTATGAGATCCTGTTCGAGAAGGATATCCCCGCCAGCGTGTCGATCAACGAGGCGGTCGAGCTTGCCAAAAAGTACGGTACTGCCGAGGATGCGCCGTTTGTCAACGGAGTGCTGGGTTCCCTCGTGAGAAAACAGGAAGAACAGAATGTTTAG
- a CDS encoding peptidase M22, whose product MFSVLGIDTSNYTTSAALWRAGAMLQNKIPLPVKKGELGLRQSDAVFHHVVQLPQVLSRLPIVGAELAAIGVSDRPRSAEGSYMPCFLTGLGTAQAIAQAGGTSLYRFSHQQGHIAAALYSANRLDLFRQRFLAFHVSGGTTEAVLVTPEENQVFRTEIAARSLDLKGGQAVDRVGAMLGLSFPAGKELEALARQSNHMEPVHAAMRGADCSLSGIENRCRAMLDRGTPREEVAAFCLSSLLAALEGMTEALLERFGTLPLVFAGGVMSDGILREAIEEKYGAFFAQPEYSCDNAAGAAVLAAWKGGLLQ is encoded by the coding sequence ATGTTTAGTGTTCTTGGAATCGACACCAGCAACTATACCACCTCCGCGGCACTTTGGAGGGCCGGGGCAATGCTTCAGAATAAGATACCGCTGCCGGTCAAAAAGGGGGAACTCGGCCTCCGCCAGAGCGACGCCGTTTTTCATCATGTCGTCCAGCTCCCGCAGGTCCTGTCCCGCCTTCCGATTGTGGGCGCAGAGCTCGCGGCCATAGGGGTATCCGACCGGCCCAGAAGTGCGGAAGGTTCCTACATGCCGTGTTTTCTCACTGGACTGGGAACGGCGCAGGCGATCGCGCAGGCCGGCGGCACTTCGCTCTATCGCTTTTCCCATCAGCAGGGCCACATCGCGGCGGCGCTGTACTCCGCGAACCGGCTTGATCTTTTCAGGCAAAGGTTTCTCGCGTTTCATGTCTCCGGCGGAACGACGGAAGCGGTGCTGGTGACGCCGGAGGAAAACCAGGTCTTTCGGACCGAGATCGCGGCGCGTTCTCTCGATCTGAAAGGCGGACAGGCAGTCGACCGGGTGGGGGCCATGCTGGGACTTTCGTTTCCCGCGGGAAAGGAACTGGAAGCTCTCGCGCGGCAGTCAAACCATATGGAACCTGTTCACGCGGCGATGAGAGGAGCCGACTGTTCGCTCTCTGGCATAGAGAACCGCTGCAGGGCGATGCTGGACCGGGGAACGCCGAGGGAGGAAGTCGCCGCATTCTGCCTTTCCTCGCTTCTCGCGGCGCTGGAGGGCATGACGGAAGCACTTCTGGAACGCTTCGGGACACTTCCCCTCGTTTTCGCGGGCGGCGTGATGTCTGACGGCATCCTGCGGGAAGCGATTGAGGAAAAGTACGGGGCGTTCTTCGCGCAGCCGGAGTACTCCTGCGACAACGCAGCAGGAGCCGCCGTGCTCGCCGCCTGGAAAGGGGGTCTTCTGCAATGA
- the xseA gene encoding exodeoxyribonuclease VII large subunit yields the protein MNRTAPMILSVTQLNTYIRSVFEQDPHLTQVFVTGEISNFKNYYRSGHLYLSLKDDKSIVKAVMFARYAQRLRFMPEDGMKVIARGSVSVYEASGQYQLYIEDLQPDGVGALSVAFEQLKKKLESEGLFSNKKPIPKFPETIGVVTSPSGAAVRDIFTVLGRRYPAAQIVFCPVAVQGRDAAPQIAEAVGRFNRLRCADVLIVGRGGGSLEDLWPFNEEIVARAVAASEIPVISAVGHETDFTICDFAADLRAPTPSAAAELAVPDQTELVARLDHLNRRFRQSMETVLSGAGRRMDRISESRVFRNPLERLELRRIEIDRLTSAFQTGLNRQLECKKSLLASASGRLNAMSPLAVLSRGYALACGENGNPLSRASEARQGQSLTLKMNDGDLDCKVEKVTIRRKKRSEAGKL from the coding sequence ATGAACCGGACTGCGCCGATGATCCTCAGCGTGACGCAGCTCAACACCTATATCCGCTCCGTTTTTGAGCAGGACCCGCATTTGACGCAGGTGTTTGTCACAGGCGAAATTTCCAACTTTAAAAACTATTACCGTTCCGGCCACCTGTATCTCTCTTTGAAGGATGACAAGAGTATTGTCAAGGCCGTGATGTTTGCTAGGTATGCGCAGCGGCTTCGCTTCATGCCGGAAGACGGCATGAAAGTCATCGCGCGCGGTTCGGTGAGTGTTTACGAAGCGTCGGGGCAATATCAGCTCTATATTGAGGATTTGCAGCCGGACGGCGTGGGCGCTCTCAGCGTTGCATTCGAACAGCTGAAAAAGAAACTGGAGTCCGAGGGGCTTTTCAGCAATAAAAAACCGATTCCGAAATTTCCGGAAACCATTGGAGTCGTTACGTCACCGTCCGGCGCCGCGGTCCGCGACATTTTCACCGTGCTCGGCAGAAGATACCCTGCGGCGCAGATCGTGTTCTGTCCGGTTGCGGTACAGGGAAGGGATGCCGCGCCCCAGATTGCGGAGGCGGTCGGACGGTTCAACCGCTTGCGCTGCGCCGACGTGCTGATCGTGGGCAGAGGCGGCGGTTCGCTGGAAGACCTGTGGCCGTTCAATGAGGAAATCGTCGCCCGCGCGGTAGCGGCATCCGAAATCCCGGTTATCTCCGCCGTCGGACACGAAACGGATTTTACCATCTGCGATTTTGCCGCGGACCTTCGGGCGCCGACCCCCTCCGCTGCGGCGGAACTGGCCGTGCCCGACCAAACGGAGCTCGTTGCGAGACTCGATCACCTCAATCGCCGTTTCAGGCAGTCGATGGAGACGGTACTTTCCGGCGCAGGCCGCCGGATGGACCGAATCTCGGAAAGCCGCGTCTTTCGGAACCCTCTGGAACGCCTGGAACTGCGGCGCATCGAAATCGACCGGCTGACTTCCGCTTTCCAGACCGGTCTGAACCGGCAGCTGGAGTGTAAAAAAAGCCTGCTGGCTTCGGCAAGCGGCCGGCTGAACGCAATGAGCCCTCTGGCTGTTTTATCGCGCGGCTACGCGCTGGCCTGCGGCGAGAACGGGAATCCGCTCAGCCGTGCTTCAGAAGCAAGACAGGGCCAATCTCTGACTCTCAAAATGAACGACGGCGACCTCGACTGTAAAGTGGAAAAAGTTACAATCCGCAGAAAGAAACGATCGGAGGCGGGCAAGCTATGA
- the xseB gene encoding exodeoxyribonuclease VII small subunit yields MKQKMTFEEAAARLEEIVGQMETGEPTLEESLKLFEEGSALSSFCYRKLSEAEQKVRQISELESKEGKKDEQD; encoded by the coding sequence ATGAAACAGAAGATGACTTTTGAAGAGGCGGCCGCGAGGCTGGAGGAAATTGTCGGACAAATGGAAACGGGGGAACCCACACTGGAAGAATCCCTCAAGCTTTTTGAAGAAGGCTCCGCTCTGTCCTCCTTTTGTTACCGCAAGCTGTCGGAAGCGGAGCAGAAGGTCCGCCAGATTTCGGAGCTGGAGTCAAAGGAAGGAAAAAAGGATGAGCAGGATTGA
- a CDS encoding polyprenyl synthetase family protein: MSRIEPQKYGEVVQAYLEKYVPEEKLLQSGLFQAMRYSLLAGGKRIRPILLLEFCGACGGDQESALPFACAVEMIHSYSLIHDDLPCMDNDDMRRGKPSNHVVFGEAQALLAGDALLTMAFETMLSPDSVAAVGASRAAEAAGILAKAAGAYGMAGGQMIDLQSEGKQISADTLIRMDECKTGALICAASKMGCVLAGAKERMLHAAEKYAKAIGLAFQITDDILDVEGQQALLGKPIGSDLEKGKSTYVSTLGLEKARTLVRELTDEAVSALSCFEESGDYLRSLAVTLSTRKN; the protein is encoded by the coding sequence ATGAGCAGGATTGAACCGCAAAAATACGGCGAAGTGGTCCAGGCATACCTGGAAAAATACGTTCCGGAGGAAAAACTTCTTCAGAGCGGTCTGTTTCAGGCGATGCGCTACAGTTTGCTTGCCGGCGGCAAGCGGATCCGTCCGATCCTCCTTCTGGAATTCTGCGGCGCCTGCGGAGGGGATCAGGAATCCGCGCTTCCGTTTGCGTGCGCCGTCGAGATGATTCATTCCTACTCTTTGATCCATGACGATCTCCCCTGCATGGACAACGACGACATGAGGCGCGGAAAGCCATCCAACCATGTTGTGTTCGGCGAGGCGCAGGCCCTGCTTGCGGGAGACGCTCTGCTGACGATGGCGTTCGAGACAATGCTTTCTCCTGACAGCGTCGCCGCGGTCGGAGCGTCCCGCGCGGCCGAGGCGGCGGGAATCCTTGCAAAGGCCGCAGGCGCTTACGGCATGGCGGGCGGGCAGATGATCGATCTCCAAAGCGAGGGAAAACAGATTTCCGCCGATACGCTGATCCGGATGGACGAGTGCAAAACGGGCGCGCTGATCTGTGCCGCGTCCAAAATGGGCTGTGTTCTTGCCGGGGCGAAGGAGCGGATGCTTCACGCGGCGGAGAAATACGCGAAGGCGATCGGCCTGGCGTTCCAGATCACCGATGATATTCTGGATGTGGAGGGACAGCAGGCTCTGCTCGGCAAACCGATCGGCAGTGACCTGGAAAAAGGAAAAAGCACCTACGTATCCACTCTGGGATTGGAGAAAGCGCGCACGCTGGTGAGGGAATTGACTGACGAGGCGGTCTCCGCGCTCAGCTGCTTCGAAGAAAGCGGGGATTATCTGCGCAGTCTTGCCGTCACGCTTTCCACAAGGAAAAATTAA
- the rplU gene encoding 50S ribosomal protein L21, producing MFAIIETGGKQYKVQKEDVIFVEKLAAEKDSTVQFPVLAVVGEDGTKVGAPYVEGATVTAKVLKEGKGKKITVFTYKAKKNEKRKMGHRQPYTQVQIAEING from the coding sequence ATGTTTGCAATCATTGAAACAGGCGGCAAGCAGTACAAGGTGCAAAAAGAAGATGTCATCTTTGTGGAAAAGCTTGCGGCTGAAAAAGATTCCACCGTTCAGTTTCCGGTGCTCGCCGTGGTCGGTGAGGACGGGACAAAAGTTGGCGCGCCGTATGTGGAGGGCGCGACCGTTACCGCCAAAGTCCTGAAAGAGGGAAAAGGGAAAAAGATCACGGTCTTTACCTATAAAGCCAAGAAGAATGAAAAACGCAAAATGGGACACAGACAGCCGTACACGCAGGTTCAGATCGCGGAAATCAACGGCTGA
- a CDS encoding ribosomal-processing cysteine protease Prp, giving the protein MIRAEFFTFSDGESAGFRVSGHSGAGEAGYDIVCAAVSSAAYLVANAITDVAGIKASVHVKDGDMDCKIAPEDAEACAVLLKGLRFHLMALSRQYPQNIQIIDTEV; this is encoded by the coding sequence ATGATACGCGCTGAATTTTTTACGTTTTCCGATGGAGAAAGCGCCGGATTCCGCGTCAGCGGCCATTCCGGAGCAGGAGAAGCGGGCTATGACATCGTCTGCGCCGCGGTATCCTCTGCGGCTTATCTTGTGGCCAATGCGATCACGGATGTCGCCGGTATAAAGGCCTCGGTTCACGTGAAAGACGGCGATATGGATTGTAAAATTGCTCCGGAAGACGCCGAAGCCTGTGCGGTTCTTCTGAAAGGACTCCGGTTCCATTTGATGGCGCTTTCCCGGCAGTATCCTCAGAATATTCAGATCATCGATACGGAGGTGTAA
- the rpmA gene encoding 50S ribosomal protein L27, translating to MLQINIQLFAHKKGMGSTKNGRDSESKRLGVKRSDGQFVLAGNILVKQRGTHIHPGNNVGIGSDDSLFALISGKVKFERYDRDRKKVSVYAEEQ from the coding sequence ATGCTGCAAATCAACATTCAGCTTTTTGCTCATAAAAAGGGAATGGGTTCCACTAAAAACGGCCGCGATTCCGAGTCCAAGCGCCTTGGGGTCAAGCGTTCCGACGGCCAGTTCGTTCTTGCAGGGAATATCCTTGTCAAACAGCGCGGGACACACATTCATCCGGGCAACAATGTCGGGATCGGTTCCGATGATTCTCTGTTTGCCCTGATCAGCGGTAAGGTGAAGTTCGAGCGCTATGACCGTGACCGCAAAAAGGTCAGCGTTTACGCAGAGGAGCAGTAA
- the obgE gene encoding GTPase ObgE, which translates to MFIDHAKIKIKAGDGGDGAVAFHREKYVASGGPDGGDGGRGGDIVFQVDDNQSTLSDFRYRRKFAAENGQSGSGKRCNGRRGKDLVIRVPRGTLIKDAETGRLIADLSADEPQVIAKGGRGGWGNSHFATATRQTPRFSKPGATGEAFDVQLELKLLADVGLVGYPSVGKSTLVSVVSEAKPQIADYHFTTLTPVLGVVRMGSERSFVIADIPGLIEGANEGAGLGHQFLRHVERCRLLVHIVDISGSEGRDPKEDFRVINSELKKFNPELAERPMLVAGNKCDLASEEQIQNFERFVRNQGYEFFPIMAAIRYQVDPLLNRIDELLQKLPPVIRYEPEPEPEHPETAGGGEVSVENRNGVYVVEGQWLIPVLRSVNFDDADSLRYLERVLLRTGVDDALRKAGVREGDTVSIYGMEFDYVE; encoded by the coding sequence ATGTTCATTGATCATGCAAAAATCAAGATCAAGGCGGGCGACGGCGGCGACGGAGCCGTTGCGTTTCACCGGGAAAAATATGTCGCCTCCGGCGGCCCCGACGGGGGAGACGGCGGACGGGGCGGAGATATTGTCTTTCAGGTGGACGACAACCAATCCACGCTGTCGGATTTTCGTTACCGCAGAAAATTCGCGGCGGAGAACGGGCAGAGTGGGTCCGGCAAACGCTGCAATGGCCGCCGCGGCAAGGACCTTGTCATCCGCGTCCCGAGGGGAACGCTGATAAAGGATGCCGAGACGGGAAGGCTGATTGCCGACCTGTCGGCGGACGAGCCCCAGGTGATTGCAAAAGGCGGGCGGGGCGGCTGGGGAAATTCCCATTTTGCGACGGCGACAAGGCAGACCCCGCGCTTTTCCAAACCAGGCGCCACGGGGGAAGCTTTTGACGTTCAGCTGGAATTGAAGCTGCTGGCGGATGTCGGTTTGGTCGGTTATCCCAGTGTGGGAAAATCCACGCTGGTTTCCGTCGTCAGCGAGGCGAAACCTCAGATCGCCGACTATCATTTTACGACGCTGACTCCGGTCCTGGGCGTTGTCCGGATGGGCTCCGAGCGGTCGTTTGTAATCGCGGATATTCCGGGGCTGATCGAGGGTGCGAACGAAGGCGCCGGGTTGGGCCACCAGTTTCTCCGCCATGTGGAGCGGTGCAGGCTGCTGGTTCACATTGTCGACATTTCAGGCAGCGAGGGAAGGGACCCGAAAGAGGATTTCCGGGTCATTAATTCGGAATTAAAAAAATTCAATCCGGAGCTTGCCGAACGGCCGATGCTGGTGGCTGGGAACAAATGCGACCTTGCAAGCGAAGAACAGATTCAGAATTTTGAACGATTTGTGCGGAATCAGGGGTACGAGTTCTTTCCGATCATGGCCGCCATCCGCTATCAGGTCGACCCGCTGCTGAACCGCATCGACGAGCTGCTTCAAAAACTTCCTCCCGTCATCCGCTACGAGCCGGAGCCGGAACCTGAGCATCCGGAAACGGCGGGCGGCGGTGAAGTGAGCGTGGAAAACCGCAACGGTGTTTACGTCGTGGAAGGACAATGGCTGATTCCTGTTCTGCGTTCCGTCAATTTTGACGACGCGGATTCCCTGCGCTATCTTGAACGTGTTCTTCTGCGCACGGGCGTGGATGACGCGCTGCGCAAGGCGGGAGTCCGCGAGGGTGACACGGTCAGCATTTATGGGATGGAATTCGATTATGTGGAGTAG
- a CDS encoding Mini-ribonuclease 3 gives MKRFYDAVCDPKRMGALSLAFIGDAVFEVFVRERLVCQAERPVSQLHHAAVEQVCAQAQAGFVRKLLPVLTQEEQEILRRGRNAHSNHVPKNSDPADYHAATAFESLFGYLYLSGRLDRLRELFEAVCGED, from the coding sequence TTGAAACGGTTTTATGATGCTGTCTGCGACCCGAAAAGGATGGGCGCTTTATCCCTTGCCTTTATCGGTGACGCGGTTTTTGAGGTGTTTGTCAGAGAACGATTGGTCTGTCAGGCGGAGCGTCCGGTTTCCCAACTGCACCATGCCGCTGTGGAACAGGTTTGCGCGCAGGCACAGGCCGGATTCGTCCGCAAACTTTTGCCCGTTCTGACTCAGGAGGAACAGGAGATTCTCCGTCGGGGCAGGAATGCCCACAGCAACCATGTCCCCAAAAATTCGGATCCGGCCGATTATCACGCCGCAACCGCCTTTGAGTCTCTGTTCGGATATCTGTATCTAAGCGGAAGGCTGGACCGTCTGCGCGAGCTGTTTGAAGCTGTTTGCGGGGAGGATTGA